In one window of Primulina tabacum isolate GXHZ01 chromosome 8, ASM2559414v2, whole genome shotgun sequence DNA:
- the LOC142553747 gene encoding mitochondrial intermembrane space import and assembly protein 40 homolog isoform X1 encodes MFLPVKLVLGLSIYMAHISIHLLIMGQAPSSVASYDQDSSTPTDSSTQPSLDSLIAEAAAYGDDDENQSLEAKAEKALECPCIADLRNGPCGTQFSDAFVCFLKSTAEEKGSDCVNPFVALQKCIKANPNAFSKDILEDEEIKNEEKPSPQYTIRPPFWSEESRTPKRST; translated from the exons ATGTTTCTCCCTGTGAAGTTGGTCCTTGGATTatcaatatatat GGCCCATATCTCCATTCATCTGCTAATAATGGGGCAAGCACCGAGTTCGGTTGCTTCATATGATCAAGACAGTTCAACACCAACTGACAGTTCCACACAGCCTTCACTTGATTCTTTAATAGCAGAAGCTGCGGCATATGGAGATGATGATGAGAACCAATCTTTAGAAGCAAAGGCTGAGAAAGCATTGGAATGCCCTTGCATTGCTGACTTGCGCAATGGCCCTTGTGGCACACAGTTTTCTGATGCATTTGTTTGTTTCCTCAAGAGCACGGCTGAAGAAAAAGGGTCAGATTGTGTTAATCCTTTTGTTGCTCTGCAGAAGTGCATAAAGGCAAATCCTAATGCTTTTTCAAAGGATATTTTAGAGGATGAAGAGATCAAGAACGAGGAGAAACCAAGCCCACAGTATACCATCCGGCCTCCCTTTTGGTCTGAAGAATCAAGGACTCCAAAGCGCTCAACTTAG
- the LOC142553747 gene encoding mitochondrial intermembrane space import and assembly protein 40 homolog isoform X2 — protein MGQAPSSVASYDQDSSTPTDSSTQPSLDSLIAEAAAYGDDDENQSLEAKAEKALECPCIADLRNGPCGTQFSDAFVCFLKSTAEEKGSDCVNPFVALQKCIKANPNAFSKDILEDEEIKNEEKPSPQYTIRPPFWSEESRTPKRST, from the coding sequence ATGGGGCAAGCACCGAGTTCGGTTGCTTCATATGATCAAGACAGTTCAACACCAACTGACAGTTCCACACAGCCTTCACTTGATTCTTTAATAGCAGAAGCTGCGGCATATGGAGATGATGATGAGAACCAATCTTTAGAAGCAAAGGCTGAGAAAGCATTGGAATGCCCTTGCATTGCTGACTTGCGCAATGGCCCTTGTGGCACACAGTTTTCTGATGCATTTGTTTGTTTCCTCAAGAGCACGGCTGAAGAAAAAGGGTCAGATTGTGTTAATCCTTTTGTTGCTCTGCAGAAGTGCATAAAGGCAAATCCTAATGCTTTTTCAAAGGATATTTTAGAGGATGAAGAGATCAAGAACGAGGAGAAACCAAGCCCACAGTATACCATCCGGCCTCCCTTTTGGTCTGAAGAATCAAGGACTCCAAAGCGCTCAACTTAG